In a single window of the Natronomonas salsuginis genome:
- a CDS encoding NAD-dependent epimerase/dehydratase family protein: MQDQRVLVTGGAGFIGSNLANRLAEDNDVVVVDDCYLGTPENLDDGVAFYDRSVLDDDLPTDVDVVFHLAALSSYAMHEEEPRRGARVNVEGFVNVVDQARQDGCDTVVYASTSSIYGSRTEPSPEDMDVAVNTGYEASKLARERYAEYFSNHYGMSLSGLRFFSVYQGYGGAEEHKGEYANVIAQFADDIVNGESPVLYGDGTQTRDFTHVSDIVSGIELAAEHRLDGVYNVGTGERYSFNEVVDLLNAELGTNVEAEYVENPIPESVYVHDTCADYSKLNAATGWEPAIDFETGIELVCSPY; this comes from the coding sequence ATGCAGGACCAACGCGTCCTCGTCACGGGTGGGGCGGGGTTCATCGGCTCGAACCTGGCGAACCGGCTGGCCGAAGACAACGACGTCGTCGTCGTCGACGACTGTTACCTCGGGACGCCCGAGAATCTCGACGACGGCGTGGCGTTTTACGACCGATCCGTCCTCGACGACGACCTGCCGACCGACGTGGACGTCGTCTTTCACCTCGCGGCGCTGTCCTCGTACGCGATGCACGAGGAGGAGCCTCGGCGCGGCGCGCGCGTGAACGTCGAGGGGTTCGTCAACGTCGTCGATCAAGCGCGTCAAGACGGCTGTGACACCGTCGTCTACGCCTCGACGTCATCGATCTACGGCTCGCGGACCGAGCCCTCTCCCGAGGACATGGACGTGGCCGTCAACACGGGCTATGAGGCCTCGAAGCTCGCCCGCGAGCGCTACGCGGAGTACTTTTCGAACCACTACGGGATGTCGCTGTCCGGCCTCCGATTCTTCTCCGTGTATCAGGGCTACGGCGGCGCGGAGGAACACAAGGGCGAGTACGCGAACGTGATCGCGCAGTTCGCCGACGACATCGTCAACGGGGAATCGCCGGTGCTGTACGGCGACGGCACCCAGACCCGCGACTTCACGCACGTCTCCGATATCGTCAGCGGGATCGAACTCGCCGCCGAGCACCGACTCGACGGCGTGTACAACGTCGGGACCGGCGAGCGCTACTCGTTCAACGAGGTCGTCGACCTCCTGAACGCGGAGTTGGGGACGAACGTCGAGGCCGAATACGTGGAGAATCCGATCCCCGAGTCGGTGTACGTCCACGACACCTGCGCGGACTACTCGAAGCTCAACGCGGCGACCGGGTGGGAGCCGGCGATCGACTTCGAGACGGGGATCGAACTGGTGTGTTCACCGTACTGA
- a CDS encoding DUF7544 domain-containing protein, which yields MTLYALEDLDDALAVTRALLTPIDRTVWVKLAFVAFFIGGPGGSVNPVQYTAGGNGGGNGTPPPGGMPGFDPGPRVWLLIAGVVGAIVLIALVFTLIGSIMEFVFVESLRSETVTIRQYWRRRWRQGLRLFGFRLVIGFFVFGTALLFGAIAYLSLESVTPGAVAAIVLLLIPMFVVLALVVGLVSGFTTAFVVPIMIKTDCGVLAGWRRLWPTITANPWQYLAYAVSSFFLSIIGGILIAMATGLLALALLIPFGLLFAVGVGLLVFVAEPLGIGVLVVVGLLFGLSILVVAALVQVPVLAYLRYYALLVLGDIDPEFDLIPEQRANVRESSAASAT from the coding sequence ATGACGCTGTACGCGCTCGAGGATCTGGACGACGCGCTCGCCGTGACGCGGGCGCTTCTCACGCCGATCGATCGAACGGTGTGGGTGAAGCTCGCGTTCGTCGCGTTCTTTATCGGTGGACCGGGGGGAAGCGTCAATCCGGTCCAGTACACGGCCGGCGGAAACGGGGGCGGGAACGGCACCCCGCCGCCCGGCGGGATGCCCGGCTTCGATCCCGGACCCCGAGTGTGGCTGCTGATCGCCGGTGTCGTCGGCGCAATCGTGCTCATCGCCCTCGTGTTCACTCTCATTGGTTCGATCATGGAGTTCGTCTTCGTCGAGTCGCTCCGAAGCGAGACGGTGACGATCCGTCAGTACTGGCGTCGTCGATGGCGACAGGGGCTCCGGCTGTTCGGCTTCCGTTTGGTCATCGGCTTCTTCGTCTTCGGAACCGCACTCCTATTCGGTGCGATCGCGTACTTGTCGCTGGAATCGGTTACCCCCGGAGCGGTGGCCGCGATCGTGCTGTTGCTCATTCCGATGTTCGTGGTCCTCGCGCTCGTGGTCGGGCTCGTGAGCGGGTTCACCACCGCCTTCGTCGTCCCGATCATGATCAAGACGGATTGCGGCGTCCTCGCCGGATGGCGTCGGCTCTGGCCCACGATCACCGCGAACCCCTGGCAGTACCTCGCCTACGCCGTCTCGAGTTTCTTCCTCTCGATCATCGGCGGGATCCTCATCGCGATGGCCACCGGGCTGTTGGCGCTCGCCCTGCTCATCCCGTTCGGCCTTCTCTTCGCTGTCGGCGTGGGGTTGCTCGTCTTCGTCGCCGAGCCGCTCGGGATCGGCGTACTCGTGGTCGTCGGGCTGCTGTTCGGACTGTCGATTCTCGTCGTCGCGGCGCTGGTGCAGGTCCCGGTACTGGCGTACCTCCGGTACTACGCGCTCTTGGTTCTCGGCGACATCGATCCGGAGTTCGACCTGATCCCGGAGCAGCGAGCGAACGTGCGCGAGTCCTCGGCGGCGTCAGCAACCTAG
- a CDS encoding dihydroneopterin aldolase family protein produces MDPTTPDTACFEAGIKFGSLYHQFAGTPVSPDSSASLARAMEESIENQPFCTDVTVEIRDDELEAALAAQSAEYTELTGRFIDVEIVIDYEGATVVASMAMDGDYPRMQLDRVERP; encoded by the coding sequence ATGGACCCGACCACGCCGGATACAGCCTGCTTCGAGGCAGGGATCAAGTTCGGAAGCCTGTACCACCAGTTCGCGGGAACGCCCGTCTCGCCGGACAGCAGCGCGAGCCTCGCGCGTGCGATGGAGGAATCGATCGAGAACCAGCCGTTCTGCACCGACGTGACGGTCGAGATCCGCGACGACGAACTCGAGGCAGCGCTCGCCGCCCAATCGGCCGAGTACACGGAACTCACGGGTCGGTTCATCGATGTCGAGATCGTGATCGACTACGAGGGCGCGACCGTCGTCGCCTCGATGGCGATGGACGGCGACTACCCGCGGATGCAACTCGACCGCGTCGAGCGTCCGTAG
- a CDS encoding PaaI family thioesterase → MTEPQPSEIPDDAAELLQTYLDAEHGFLSWLNFTVDRLETDRMVATIPFDEKLTNPTEPPTVQGGIASTLIDVVGGIVLRPYLTDPINDDLATINLNVNYLRPAAGDLTATAEVVRVGGSVGVSTVGVESQSHDGEACLVAVGQGAYRLFRS, encoded by the coding sequence ATGACGGAGCCACAGCCGAGCGAGATTCCGGACGACGCCGCAGAGTTGCTCCAGACGTATCTCGACGCTGAACACGGCTTTCTCTCGTGGCTCAACTTCACCGTCGACCGCCTCGAAACCGACCGAATGGTGGCGACGATCCCGTTCGACGAGAAGCTCACGAATCCGACCGAACCGCCGACCGTCCAAGGTGGTATCGCTTCCACGCTCATCGACGTGGTCGGCGGCATCGTCCTCCGACCGTATCTCACCGACCCGATCAACGACGATCTGGCGACGATCAACCTCAACGTCAACTACCTCCGGCCGGCTGCGGGCGATCTGACGGCGACCGCGGAGGTCGTCAGAGTCGGCGGCAGCGTCGGCGTCTCGACCGTCGGGGTCGAGAGCCAAAGCCACGACGGCGAGGCGTGTCTGGTCGCCGTCGGGCAGGGGGCCTATCGGCTCTTTCGGAGCTGA
- a CDS encoding DUF5790 family protein: MSQATLDDDELFDEAATEMREDVESSLDAARAALPEADAVWDAEADNTLGVLNGLKGALDTGDAEAHLRDAKKWFAIGRKADAFEDADDLENELAELEETLGRITTAHEQVGELTATIPELRGLLEDAESDDAEE, translated from the coding sequence ATGAGTCAGGCGACACTCGACGACGACGAACTGTTCGATGAAGCCGCGACGGAGATGCGCGAGGATGTCGAATCGAGCCTCGACGCGGCGAGAGCGGCCCTCCCCGAAGCCGACGCCGTCTGGGATGCCGAGGCTGACAACACGCTCGGCGTCCTCAACGGCCTGAAGGGCGCGCTCGACACGGGCGACGCCGAGGCGCACCTCAGGGACGCGAAAAAGTGGTTCGCGATCGGCAGGAAGGCCGACGCCTTCGAGGACGCCGACGACCTCGAGAACGAGCTCGCCGAGCTCGAAGAGACCCTCGGGCGGATCACGACGGCCCACGAGCAGGTGGGCGAGCTCACGGCGACGATTCCGGAGCTGCGCGGGCTGCTCGAGGACGCCGAGAGCGACGACGCCGAGGAGTGA
- a CDS encoding RtcB family protein, with translation MTDDEGLVASNVLDQLDDLVEHPAFTEPIRMMPDAHVGAGAPVGFTMPLGERIVPNIVGVDVGCGMAAFELGDTLPLADADRERTVRDAVPMGRSVHDYDDAVHLVDEFPFERANRVFERFDDAHADRFGERIDPGFEFDGYDEAYFKSLCERVLREQRQGMRYVIRSAGTLGGGNHFVEFARSRETGRYWLVVHSGSRYLGKSVADFWQGRANDYRAADAIRDAIDEDDVRFLKFDPEAVSDRELYTWVTGGMGESHLEKDAILEAFDGTEIERTFDRLSRPAENVAERNDELDYLEGREAHGYYVDMLFAQQYARWNRTLIGEAICDALAVESTDAFQSIHNYVDFRDLTIRKGATPAREGQRLVVPLNMAEGSIIARGRGNDAYNRSAPHGAGRTMSRSEAFETVALSEFEASMDGIYSESIVDGVRDEAPMAYKPAESIVDALEPTAEITEWLDPVHNIKSRD, from the coding sequence ATGACCGACGACGAGGGGCTCGTCGCGTCGAACGTCCTCGACCAGCTCGACGATCTGGTGGAGCACCCGGCCTTCACCGAACCGATCCGGATGATGCCCGACGCCCACGTCGGCGCGGGCGCGCCGGTCGGCTTCACCATGCCGCTCGGCGAGCGGATCGTCCCGAACATCGTCGGCGTCGACGTCGGCTGCGGGATGGCGGCGTTCGAACTCGGCGACACGCTGCCGCTTGCGGACGCCGACCGCGAACGCACCGTCCGCGACGCCGTCCCGATGGGCCGATCGGTCCACGACTACGACGACGCCGTCCACCTCGTCGACGAGTTCCCGTTCGAGCGCGCCAACCGGGTCTTCGAGCGCTTCGACGACGCCCACGCCGACCGCTTCGGCGAGCGGATCGATCCCGGCTTCGAGTTCGACGGCTACGACGAGGCGTACTTCAAATCGCTCTGCGAGCGCGTCCTCCGCGAGCAGCGACAGGGGATGCGATACGTCATCCGGAGTGCGGGCACGCTCGGCGGCGGCAACCACTTTGTCGAGTTCGCCCGTTCACGCGAGACGGGTCGGTACTGGCTCGTCGTCCACAGCGGATCGCGTTATCTCGGCAAATCCGTCGCGGACTTTTGGCAGGGGCGGGCCAACGACTACCGCGCCGCGGACGCGATCCGCGACGCCATCGATGAGGACGACGTCCGCTTCTTGAAGTTCGATCCCGAGGCGGTCAGCGATCGCGAACTGTACACGTGGGTGACTGGTGGGATGGGCGAATCGCACCTCGAAAAAGACGCTATCTTGGAGGCGTTCGACGGCACGGAAATCGAGCGCACCTTCGATCGGCTCTCGCGCCCGGCTGAGAACGTCGCGGAGCGAAACGACGAGCTCGACTATCTCGAGGGGCGTGAGGCGCACGGCTACTACGTCGACATGCTGTTCGCCCAGCAGTACGCCCGCTGGAACCGCACACTGATCGGTGAGGCAATCTGCGACGCGCTCGCCGTCGAGTCCACCGACGCGTTTCAGTCGATCCACAACTACGTCGACTTCCGCGATCTGACGATCCGTAAAGGGGCGACGCCGGCCCGCGAGGGCCAACGGCTCGTCGTCCCGCTCAACATGGCCGAAGGATCGATCATCGCCCGTGGGAGGGGCAACGACGCGTACAACCGGAGCGCCCCGCACGGCGCGGGCCGAACGATGAGCCGCAGCGAGGCCTTCGAGACGGTCGCGCTCTCCGAGTTCGAGGCCTCGATGGACGGTATCTATTCAGAATCGATCGTCGACGGTGTCCGCGACGAAGCGCCGATGGCGTACAAACCCGCCGAGTCTATCGTCGACGCGCTGGAACCGACCGCGGAGATCACGGAGTGGCTCGACCCCGTGCATAACATCAAGAGTCGGGATTGA
- a CDS encoding translation initiation factor IF-2 subunit beta translates to MEYESSLDRALEAVPDIGSASERLSVPDAVAQPDGAFTRFTNLDAIADALNRDTDHVHRYVQQTLATSGKLDEGVGRYNGNFDASDFERVIDDYTEEYVLCSECGLPDTRLVQENRTLMLRCDACGAFRPVSKNKRSNTTQERQDDVQAGKTYTVKVTDTGRKGDGVAHRGDYTIFVPGASEGDVVDIYIESTSGNLAFSRLA, encoded by the coding sequence ATGGAATACGAATCGAGTCTCGACCGAGCGCTCGAAGCCGTCCCGGACATCGGGTCGGCGAGCGAGCGGCTCTCGGTCCCCGATGCGGTCGCACAACCCGACGGCGCGTTCACGCGATTTACGAATCTCGATGCGATCGCCGACGCGCTGAACCGCGACACGGATCACGTCCACCGCTACGTCCAGCAGACACTCGCGACCTCCGGAAAACTCGACGAGGGCGTCGGCCGATACAACGGAAACTTCGACGCCAGCGATTTCGAGCGCGTGATCGACGATTACACCGAGGAGTACGTCCTCTGTAGCGAGTGCGGGCTGCCGGACACCCGCCTCGTCCAGGAGAATCGCACCCTTATGCTCCGGTGTGACGCGTGTGGTGCGTTCCGCCCCGTCTCGAAGAACAAGCGATCGAACACCACCCAAGAGCGCCAAGACGACGTGCAGGCCGGCAAGACCTACACGGTGAAGGTGACCGACACCGGCCGGAAGGGCGACGGCGTCGCCCACCGCGGCGACTACACGATCTTCGTTCCGGGGGCCAGCGAGGGCGACGTCGTCGACATCTACATCGAGAGCACCAGCGGCAATCTCGCCTTCTCGCGGCTCGCCTGA
- a CDS encoding aconitate hydratase, translating to MGQTIAEKILDDHLVEGELETGEEIGIEIDQVLTQDTTGTLVWLQFEALGLDEVQTELAAQYCDHQTYQFDFKNTDDHRFLRSAAGTFGAYYSRPGNGICHNVHKENFAAPGKTLLGSDSHTPTPGGLGQLAIGSGGLDVAVAMGGGAYYIEMPEVVNVHLTGELPDWATAKDIALHLLGELSVKGGVGKIFEYSGPGVESLTVPERTTITNLGTELGATSSIFPTDEKTKDWLSRIGREDEYVDLQADEDAEYADTIEVDLAELEPLIACPSMPDKVVPVREVAGTDVEQVIIGSCTNGAYEDILPGAKMLEGRTIDRKTEMIVAPGSKQASEMLAREGWTAEMMAAGVNFSEATCGACIGIGHVPSSDSVSLRTFNRNFEGRSGIEDDNVYLCSPEVATAAAIAGEIVDPRDLADELGDLDAPGLQMADKYSEGMGRDDPDIISPDEAVDDDLIKGPNIGDVPLKDELDADISGPALLKMEDNITTDHIIPATQDILMYRSNIPKLSEFTLSRVDETFAQRSLDSDGGFLVAGENYGQGSSREHAALCPMYLGIEGVLAQSFARIHKANLFNFGLLPLEIDADDYEKIEQGDDIEIVDDVAEAVRSGQEEFTVRVNDDWELTATLDASERERQILADGGKLSHTKKQAEGDSGAAPADD from the coding sequence ATGGGACAGACGATTGCCGAAAAAATTCTCGACGACCATCTCGTCGAAGGTGAACTCGAAACCGGAGAGGAGATCGGTATCGAGATCGATCAGGTGCTGACACAGGACACGACGGGGACGCTCGTGTGGCTGCAGTTCGAGGCGCTCGGCCTCGACGAGGTCCAGACGGAACTCGCCGCGCAGTACTGTGATCACCAGACGTATCAGTTCGACTTCAAGAACACCGACGACCACCGCTTCCTCCGCAGCGCCGCGGGGACGTTCGGGGCCTACTACAGCCGCCCCGGCAACGGTATCTGTCACAACGTCCACAAAGAGAACTTCGCCGCGCCCGGCAAGACGCTCCTCGGCTCGGACAGCCACACGCCGACGCCAGGCGGCCTCGGCCAGCTCGCGATCGGTTCGGGTGGCCTCGACGTCGCCGTCGCGATGGGCGGCGGCGCCTACTACATCGAGATGCCGGAAGTCGTCAACGTCCACCTCACGGGCGAACTCCCCGACTGGGCGACCGCGAAGGACATCGCGCTCCACTTGCTCGGTGAGCTCTCGGTGAAAGGCGGCGTCGGCAAGATCTTCGAGTACAGCGGCCCCGGCGTCGAGTCGCTGACCGTCCCCGAGCGGACGACGATCACGAACCTCGGCACGGAGCTCGGTGCCACCTCCTCGATCTTCCCGACCGACGAGAAGACGAAGGACTGGCTGTCGCGGATCGGCCGCGAGGACGAGTACGTCGACCTCCAGGCCGACGAGGACGCCGAATACGCCGACACGATCGAGGTCGACCTCGCCGAGCTCGAACCGCTCATCGCCTGCCCGTCGATGCCCGACAAGGTCGTGCCCGTCCGCGAGGTCGCCGGCACGGACGTCGAGCAGGTCATCATCGGCTCCTGTACGAACGGCGCCTACGAGGACATCCTCCCCGGCGCGAAGATGCTCGAGGGCCGCACGATCGACCGGAAGACCGAGATGATCGTCGCGCCCGGCTCGAAGCAGGCCTCCGAGATGCTCGCCCGCGAGGGCTGGACCGCGGAGATGATGGCTGCCGGCGTCAACTTCTCCGAGGCGACGTGCGGTGCCTGCATCGGTATCGGTCACGTGCCCTCCTCCGATTCGGTTTCGCTGCGAACATTCAACCGGAACTTCGAGGGTCGATCCGGGATCGAGGACGACAACGTCTACCTCTGCTCGCCCGAGGTCGCCACCGCGGCGGCGATCGCCGGCGAGATCGTCGACCCGCGCGACCTCGCCGACGAACTCGGCGACCTCGATGCGCCTGGCCTCCAGATGGCCGACAAGTACAGCGAGGGGATGGGACGGGACGACCCCGATATAATCTCGCCCGACGAGGCCGTCGACGACGACCTGATCAAAGGTCCGAACATCGGCGACGTGCCCCTGAAAGACGAACTCGACGCCGACATCTCCGGGCCGGCCCTCCTGAAGATGGAGGACAACATCACGACCGACCACATCATCCCGGCAACGCAGGACATCCTGATGTACCGGTCGAACATCCCGAAGCTCTCGGAGTTCACGCTCTCTCGCGTCGACGAGACCTTCGCCCAGCGCTCGCTCGACTCCGATGGCGGCTTCCTCGTTGCGGGCGAGAACTACGGACAGGGCTCCTCGCGTGAGCACGCGGCACTGTGCCCGATGTACCTCGGTATCGAGGGCGTCCTCGCACAGAGCTTCGCCCGCATCCACAAGGCGAACCTGTTCAACTTCGGGCTCCTCCCGCTGGAGATCGACGCCGACGACTACGAGAAGATCGAGCAGGGCGACGACATCGAGATCGTGGACGACGTCGCCGAGGCCGTCCGATCCGGCCAAGAGGAGTTCACCGTCCGCGTCAACGACGACTGGGAACTCACGGCCACGCTCGACGCCTCCGAGCGTGAGCGACAGATCCTCGCCGACGGCGGCAAGCTCTCGCACACGAAAAAGCAGGCCGAAGGCGACAGCGGCGCGGCGCCCGCCGACGACTGA
- a CDS encoding S1C family serine protease yields the protein MSRLTRRRFLAGAAGVAAGLAGCTTGARDPPEPIEPLDAPVDGGSKYAAAYERTIRSVVFVGDESGGGSGFVHDGVVVTNQHVVGDAETIDVRFENGEWRSAGVTATDVYADLAVLSTDVPDYARPLSFVESIPAVGTEVLALGSPFGLESSVSAGIISGKNRSLPNEQTGFSIPNTVQTDAGLDPGNSGGPLVTMEGIVTGVAVAGAGTSVGFAVSPLLARRVLPELIRTGNYDHPFLGIQLVNVTPAIAEANELDEARGVLVVATAAGTPAAGTFRDVTSETEIDGRPVPVGGDVLVELAGNAIDSNADLGTTLALELSPGDRVPATVIRDGELRELTVGIGARPEP from the coding sequence ATGTCACGGCTGACACGCCGTCGGTTCCTCGCCGGCGCGGCCGGAGTCGCCGCCGGACTCGCCGGTTGTACGACTGGTGCTCGGGATCCGCCCGAGCCGATCGAACCGCTCGACGCGCCGGTTGACGGCGGTTCGAAGTACGCCGCCGCGTACGAGCGGACCATCCGGTCGGTCGTCTTCGTTGGCGACGAATCCGGCGGCGGCTCGGGGTTCGTCCACGACGGCGTCGTCGTCACGAACCAACACGTCGTCGGCGACGCCGAAACGATCGACGTTCGCTTCGAGAACGGCGAGTGGCGCAGCGCGGGCGTCACCGCGACGGACGTGTACGCCGACCTCGCCGTCCTCTCGACGGACGTTCCAGACTACGCCCGACCGCTGTCGTTCGTCGAGTCGATCCCCGCGGTCGGCACCGAAGTGCTCGCGCTGGGGAGTCCCTTCGGTCTCGAGTCCTCCGTTTCGGCCGGGATAATTAGCGGTAAGAACCGGTCGCTCCCCAACGAACAGACCGGCTTTTCGATCCCGAACACCGTCCAGACCGACGCCGGATTGGACCCCGGAAACAGCGGCGGGCCGCTGGTCACGATGGAGGGAATCGTGACCGGCGTCGCCGTCGCGGGTGCGGGCACGAGCGTCGGGTTCGCCGTCTCGCCGCTGCTCGCTCGTCGGGTGCTCCCGGAGTTGATTCGGACCGGCAACTACGATCATCCGTTCCTCGGTATTCAACTCGTGAACGTGACGCCGGCCATCGCCGAGGCGAACGAGCTCGACGAGGCTCGCGGCGTGCTCGTCGTGGCTACCGCTGCCGGGACGCCGGCCGCCGGGACCTTCCGAGACGTCACGAGCGAGACGGAGATCGACGGACGACCGGTCCCCGTCGGCGGCGACGTCCTCGTCGAGCTCGCGGGCAACGCGATCGACTCGAACGCGGATCTGGGAACGACGCTCGCGCTCGAACTCTCGCCCGGCGACCGCGTTCCGGCGACGGTGATCCGCGACGGCGAACTGCGGGAGTTGACCGTCGGCATCGGTGCGCGGCCGGAGCCCTGA